The sequence TGGGAACGCATTAAAGAAGAATTGGGAGGGGTATAATGATTTATAAAACATTGAGTAATGGAACATCGATGCCGATGCTTGGTTTGGGAACCTATCGTTTACTTGAAGAAGATGCATATGAAATTGTTTTGAAAGCTCTTGAACTTGGATATCGTCATATTGATACTGCGATGATCTACGAAAATGAAGAGGCGGTCGGTCGTGCGATCAAGGCTTCAGGTGTTGCTCGTGAAGACCTCTTCATAACAACGAAATGTTGGAATGAAGACCAAGGGTATGAGACGACACTTAAAGCATTCGAATTATCGCTTGAAAAACTTGGCTTGGAATATATTGACTTATATCTAATTCATTGGCCACAACCAAGCTCGCATGAAACATGGCGCGCTTTCGAAGAAATCTACCGTAATAAGAAAGCAAAAGCGATTGGTGTGTCAAACTTCAATACGCAACAATTGGAAGCGTTGTTGGAAGAAGCGAAGATTGTTCCGATGGTCAACCAAGTTGAACGACATCCATTTCTAGTACAATCAGAATTGAAATCGATGTGTGATCGTTATGGAATTGCATGCGAGGGGTGGATGCCGATAGCTCGTAACAAAGTAGCGGACAGTAATGCTGTGTTGGCTTTAGCGGATAAGTATCACAAAACTGCTGCTCAAATTACATTAAGGTGGCAAATACAAACGGACTGGACAGTTTTCCCAAAAACTCAATCGATGATCCGTTTGGAGGAAAACTTTGATATATTTGATTTCGCACTAACAAATGAAGAAGTTGAAATTGTGAATAAGCTTAATGAAAATCTACGTTTAGGTACGAATCCAAATAAATACAATTTTAAATAGAGCGTTTACGCTCTATTTTTTTATTCAACCTTGTGAATCTTTTTATTTAAAGAAAGAATAATGTTAACCGAGAGTAGTAGATTTATCAATTCAAAATGGTATAATATACATATACTGATAATCATTATCATTATTACTGGAGGGTTTGTTATGTGGAAAGACACACTATTAAGTTTAAAAGAAACCATATTATGTGGGATTTTATTATTGCTCGGTGCACTACTTAAAAACAATGTACTATTAATATTAGCAATTGCAATTGGTGGCTATAACCAAACTAAAGAAGGAATTACAGATACAATTCAAAATAAACACTTGAACGTTGAACTCCTTATGATTTTATCGGCGATTGGCGCATGCTTAATCGGCTACTATATGGAAGGCGCTGTATTAATATTTATTTTTTCTCTATCAGGAGCACTTGAGGAGTTAACACTCGATCGCAGCCAGCGAGAAATTCGTTCTTTAATGGAACTGCAACCGACAGAGGCTACGCGTATTAATAAAAACGGAAGTACAGAAGTTGTGTCCGTTGAGTCATTACAAATTGGAGATAAGGTGATTGTGGCAGTTGGTGAAACAGTTCCAATTGATGCAATGATCTATAAAGGTCAAAGTAGTATTGAAGAAGCTGCAATTACAGGGGAATCAATGCCTAAGGAAAAAGGTGTGGGAGATTCCGTATTTGGTGGAACAATGAATATTTCGCATCCAATTACAATCGAAGTTAATACTTTGGTTAACGATACCCTCATTCAAAAAATTGTTAAGATGGTAGAAGAAGCACAACAATATCCATCAAAAACTGCCCGATTTATTGAGCGCATCGAAGATTATTATGCGCGTATAGTATTGGTTGTTGTTTTATTGGTTGTTCTTATCCCTATTATTACAATGGGTCAACCTTTTGAAACTGCGTTTTATCGTGGGATGATTCTACTCGTTGTGGCATCACCATGTGCGCTCATTGCGTCTGTTACACCAGCAACGCTTTCTGCAATCTCAAATGGTGCCAAGCGCGGAATTTTAGTAAAAGGCGGTATTCACTTCGAGAACATGATGGACGCCAAAGCGGTAGCTTTTGACAAAACCGGAACGCTAACACAAGGTGTACCATCTTTAACGAATGTATTCTACATGGATGATGTTGATGCTCGCGAGGTTGGTGAAGCCGTTATCGCAATAGAACAATATTCAACACATCCACTTGCGAACGCTGTGGTATCAGGTCTTTATAAACAATTGAATATCGAAGACTATCCATCTGCAAACAACGTTGAGGAAATTGCCGGCTTTGGTATTAAAGGTGTTTATGCGGGAAAAGAATATCGAATCGGTAAGTTTGAACACATGACATCAGAAGATCAAATCGTTACGGATAAAGGTCTGGAATTTGCTGATAACGGAAACAGCCTTGTTTATATCCAACAGGATGATGATGTTATCGGTGTTCTAGGACTTACAGATGTTATTCGTCCAGAAGCATTATCTTTAGTACACTGGCTAAATAAAAACAATATTAAGACTGTAATGATTACGGGAGATAATAAAAAAACAGCAGAACACATCGGAACACAGATTGGTGTATCGAAGATTGTTGCTGAATGTCTACCTGATGAAAAGGCAACAATTATAAGAGACTTAGAACGAGAGTACGGAACCGTCGTCATGATTGGGGATGGAATTAATGATGCGCCAGCTTTAGCGAATGCAACAATTGGGATTGCTATGGGAAGTGGTACAGACATCGCAATGGAAGCTGCTGATATTATTTTGGTTAAAGATGATATCCACGGAATTCAGTATGCGATGGAGTTATCACTGAAACTTCGTAAGATAGTGATTCAAAACGTAAGCTTTTCAATCGGAGTTATTCTCTTGTTAGTGATTTCAAACTTCTTTGATCGAATATCATTACCTTTGGGGGTTGTTGGTCATGAAGGAAGCACTATTTTAGTAATTTTAAACAGTTTAAGACTCTTGAAAGAAATAAAAATCGAACGATAAGTGATTTTAAAGGGATTATTCCCTTTTTTTATTGCCCCAAACCACCAAATCAAGCCTTTAAAATCACACATAATAAGAATTCAACGATAAACTTAAAATAAAGTGAAAATAGTGTTGACGGTGGCTAAAGAGGGTGGTATTATATACAAGCGCTAAGGGAAACCGGGTGCAGAAAATGGTCTTTGAAAACTAAACAGGAAACGTCAATTTCAAAAAGAAATACGGATAAATAAATAAACAAAACTCGTCAGAGTTAAAAAGAGAAAGAATCAAATGGAGAGTTTGATCCTGGCTCAGGATGAACGCTGGCGGCGTGCCTAATACATGCAAGTCGAACGAAGTGAAGAGGAGCTTGCTCCTTGGAACTTAGTGGCGAACGGGTGAGTAATACATAAGCAACCTGCCTCGATGCCTGGGATAACAGAGGGAAACTTCTGCTAATACCGGATACGTTAATCTAAGACATCTTAGATTAATTAAAGATGGGATACATCACAACGAGATGGGCTTATGGCGCATTAGTTAGTTGGTAAGGTAACGGCTTACCAAGACGATGATGCGTAGCCGACCTGAGAGGGTGACCGGCCACACTGGGACTGAGACACGGCCCAGACTCCTACGGGAGGCAGCAGTAGGGAATTTTCGGCAATGGGGGAAACCCTGACCGAGCAACGCCGCGTGAGTGAAGACGGCCTTCGGGTTGTAAAGCTCTGTTGTAAGGGAAGAACGATAGGAAGAGGGAATGCTTTCTATATGACGGTACCTTACCAGAAAGCCACGGCTAACTACGTGCCAGCAGCCGCGGTAATACGTAGGTGGCAAGCGTTATCCGGAATTATTGGGCGTAAAGGGAGCGCAGGCGGTTTATCAAGTTTATGGTTAAAGTTCGGGGCTTAACCCCGTGATGCCATAGAAACTGGTAGACTAGAGTGCAGGAGAGGTTAGTGGAATTCCATGTGTAGCGGTAAAATGCGTAGATATATGGAGGAACACCAGTGGCGAAGGCGGCTAACTGGCCTGTAACTGACGCTGAGGCTCGAAAGCGTGGGGAGCAAATAGGATTAGATACCCTAGTAGTCCACGCCGTAAACGATGGATACTAAGTGTTGGAGAAATTCAGTGCTGTAGTTAACGCAATAAGTATCCCGCCTGGGGAGTATGCGCGCAAGCGTAAAACTCAAAGGAATTGACGGGGGCCCGCACAAGCGGTGGAGTATGTGGTTTAATTCGAAGCAACGCGAAGAACCTTACCAGGTCTTGACATACCGCGCAAAAGCACAGAGATGTGTAATAGTTATGGCGGATACAGGTGGTGCATGGTTGTCGTCAGCTCGTGTCGTGAGATGTTGGGTTAAGTCCCGCAACGAGCGCAACCCTTGTCTTTAGTTACCAGCATTAAGTTGGGGACTCTAAAGAGACTGCCGGTGATAAACCGGAGGAAGGTGGGGATGACGTCAAATCATCATGCCCCTTATGATCTGGGCTACACACGTACTACAATGGCGTATACAGAGGGCAGCGAAGCAGCGATGCGGAGCGAATCTCAGAAAGTACGTCTCAGTTCGGATTGGAGTCTGCAACTCGACTCCATGAAGTCGGAATCGCTAGTAATCGCGGATCAGAATGCCGCGGTGAATACGTTCTCGGGCCTTGTACACACCGCCCGTCAAACCATGAGAGTTGGTAATACCCGAAGCCGGTGGCCTAACCTAGTTTACTAGGAGGGAGCCGTCGAAGGTAGGATCGATGATTGGGGTTAAGTCGTAACAAGGTATCCCTACCGGAAGGTGGGGATGGATCACCTCCTTTCTAAGGAGTAATTAGAAAGACGTGAAGTTGACACCTAAAGTTTCCTGTTTAGTTTTGAGAGTCCGTTGGAATCTCAAGAAAAATGATCTTTGAAAACTGAATAACAGAAAAGAAAAAGAGATAGACAAAGAAATAAATGTTATCAACATGATCTTTTCGAATAGTTGTATAAAACTAGATTTACATCAAGTTAAACAAAAACAGTAACTTAAGCAATTAAGTAAGCAATCAAAGCAAACACACAGCTTATCAAGCGATAAGCGTTAAAAAAAACCTGATTTTAAGAATTAGGGCGCGAAATTACATGTGATTAAATATGTAAGGGCGTACGGTGGATGCCTAGGCACTAAGAGCTGATGAAGGACGCGACTAACAGCGAAATGCCTCGGGGAGTGGTACGTACACAACGATCCGGGGGTATCCGAATGGGGAAACCCAATACTGGTTATGCAGTATTACACATAAATGAATACATAGTTTATGATGAGGCAACCTTGCGAACTGAAACATCTTAGTAGCAAGAGGAAAAGAAAACAAAAGTGATTCCCTGAGTAGTGGCGAGCGAAACGGGAAGAGCCCAAACCATCTTCGTGATGGGGTAGTAGGACCACAACGTGGGATATCGAAGCTAGTCGAATGGCATTGAAAGGCCAGTCAAAGAAGGTGCAAACCCTGTAGACGAAAGCGTAAGATACTCTAGTGGTATCCTGAGTACGGCGAGGCACGAGAAACCTTGTCGGAATCAACCGGGACCACCCGGTAAGGCTAAATACTCCTTAGTGACCGATAGTGAACCAGTACCGTGAGGGAAAGGTGAAAAGAACCGCGGAAGCGGAGTGAAATAGATCCTGAAACCGTATGCTTACAAGAAGTCAGAGCCCGTTAATGGGTGATGGCGTGCCTTTTGTAGAATGAACCGGCGAGTTACTCATAATGTGCGAGGTTAAGTTGAAGAGACGGAGCCGAAGCGAAAGCGAGTCTTAATAGGGCGATATAGTACATTGTGGTAGACCCGAAACTGAGTGATCTAGCCATGACCAGGTTGAAGTTTGGGTGAAACCAAATGGAGGACCGAACCGACCATCGTTGAAAAGCTGGCGGATGAGTTGTGGCTAGCGGAGAAATTCCAATCGAACTCAGATATAGCTGGTTCTCCCCGAAATAGCTTTAGGGCTAGCGTCAATGTAAGGCCACTGGAGGTAGAGCACTGAATGTATGATGGCCCCATCTCGGGGTACTGAATATAATCAAACTCCGAATGCCAGTGGATAGTAGTTGGCAGTCAGACTATGGGTGATAAGGTCCGTAGTCGAAAGGGAAACAGCCCAGACCATCAGTTAAGGTCCCAAAATTCATGCTAAGTGGAAAAGGATGTGGGGATGCACAGACAACTAGGAGGTTGGCTCAGAAGCAGCCATCCTTTAAAGAGTGCGTAACAGCTCACTAGTCGAGTGACCCTGCGCCGAAAATGTACCGGGGCTAAGTATGATACCGAAACTATGGATTTATTGTTTCAATAAATG is a genomic window of Erysipelothrix amsterdamensis containing:
- a CDS encoding aldo/keto reductase, which produces MIYKTLSNGTSMPMLGLGTYRLLEEDAYEIVLKALELGYRHIDTAMIYENEEAVGRAIKASGVAREDLFITTKCWNEDQGYETTLKAFELSLEKLGLEYIDLYLIHWPQPSSHETWRAFEEIYRNKKAKAIGVSNFNTQQLEALLEEAKIVPMVNQVERHPFLVQSELKSMCDRYGIACEGWMPIARNKVADSNAVLALADKYHKTAAQITLRWQIQTDWTVFPKTQSMIRLEENFDIFDFALTNEEVEIVNKLNENLRLGTNPNKYNFK
- a CDS encoding heavy metal translocating P-type ATPase, producing MWKDTLLSLKETILCGILLLLGALLKNNVLLILAIAIGGYNQTKEGITDTIQNKHLNVELLMILSAIGACLIGYYMEGAVLIFIFSLSGALEELTLDRSQREIRSLMELQPTEATRINKNGSTEVVSVESLQIGDKVIVAVGETVPIDAMIYKGQSSIEEAAITGESMPKEKGVGDSVFGGTMNISHPITIEVNTLVNDTLIQKIVKMVEEAQQYPSKTARFIERIEDYYARIVLVVVLLVVLIPIITMGQPFETAFYRGMILLVVASPCALIASVTPATLSAISNGAKRGILVKGGIHFENMMDAKAVAFDKTGTLTQGVPSLTNVFYMDDVDAREVGEAVIAIEQYSTHPLANAVVSGLYKQLNIEDYPSANNVEEIAGFGIKGVYAGKEYRIGKFEHMTSEDQIVTDKGLEFADNGNSLVYIQQDDDVIGVLGLTDVIRPEALSLVHWLNKNNIKTVMITGDNKKTAEHIGTQIGVSKIVAECLPDEKATIIRDLEREYGTVVMIGDGINDAPALANATIGIAMGSGTDIAMEAADIILVKDDIHGIQYAMELSLKLRKIVIQNVSFSIGVILLLVISNFFDRISLPLGVVGHEGSTILVILNSLRLLKEIKIER